The region AGCCGATTGCTTGGAAGGAACAAGCTAAATATCTTGGTGTTACGCTTGATTCCAGATTAAACTTCGGTCCTCACGCGAAAAGGAAAAGCAGTTTAGAGGCCAAGCGGATCGCAGGATCAATAGGTCCTCTAATTAACCGTAGATCACCCCCTACCAATGGGTGCAAAAGTCTCCATCTTCTAGCTGTTGTCAGATCACTAATGATGTATGCTTGCACAGCTTGGTGGTCAAACTGCAGCCGCTCAAACCGAAAAGCCCTGGAAAACCATCCAATCCAAGGCCCTCGCTCCATCACTCGCCAACCATGGTTCGTCCGCAACGAAACAATAAGGAATTCGTTACAGAACCCAACTCTAGACGTCTTCGCGAGGATAACTTCAGAAAAATTCTTCGAGGCAGTTGCAGCATCGGAACATCCCCACATCGCAGCCATCGCAGAGCCGTACGCCGGACCAGACGACTACAGACGACGACCGGCCACAATTCTGGACGACCCTCCGTAAAAGAATACTCATCCCAAGGATGAAGCCGCGATCCCAATCCTGGGACGTAACCAGCAAAATCACactaacaaaattttttgtttcagaaCACAACAATCTAATTAGGCCAAATTAATAGTTATGTTTTCAGAGCTTCCTCTACAGTCAGTGGACCTAGGGTCCAGGTGCTGTACGGCCACGACAGGAcgtggcagcagagtggtttaGTGGGTAAAAATCCCACATAACTGGGACGCCAGTACCTTTTGAAGGTTCCCTctgcttaacaaaaaaaaaaaaaaaaaaaaaaaaaaaaaaaaaaaaaaaaaaaaaaaaaacggcttTCTATCTGTATCCCCGCAACCGAGTACAGCGCAACATGTCAGGACGAGGCAAAGGCGGTAAAGTGAAGGGAAAGGCAAAGTCCCGCTCGTCCAGGGCCGGTCTACAGTTCCCGGTCGGCAGGATCCACCGTCTGCTCCGCAAGGGCAACTACGCCGAGCGAGTGGGTGCCGGAGCTCCGGTCTACCTGGCCGCCGTCATGGAGTATCTCGCCGCCGAGGTTCTCGAGTTGGCCGGTAACGCGGCCCGTGACAACAAGAAGACCAGGATCATTCCCCGTCACCTTCAGCTGGCCATCAGGAATGACGAGGAGCTGAACAAGCTCCTGTCCGGTGTCACCATCGCCCAGGGAGGTGTACTGCCAAACATCCAGGCCGTGCTCCTGCCCAAGAAGACCGAGAAGAAGGCCTAAGTCGCCCGCCAGCGCGCGACACAAAGCCGCCCGCCCGGCTCCCACAaacggcctttttaaaggccaccacAATATCACTCGTTTTCACGTTTTACGACTTTAATAATCCTATTTCTCACTCTTGTCGTATATTTCCGACATGTATCTAGTAATTACTAtgctaattaatagtaaaactgtcattattaccatcacaaattacataaaaatttaataatgtacacgaatatataacactttttgccAATTGATGTTAtcgaataataacagtttattcaaatactaaacagtgtgcgtaaatttatatctatttataactaattactggtcttcaaaatatatatatatatatatatatatatatatatatttatttatattaataattaacacatttaactgtacactttaaatagttgttttcactctaattaactgtataaaataaaaaatatcacttctctttattgtctattatacaatcttaacttaaattcaccgtctttgtcattttataattagttttaaacacgaAATCTAAACCTTTTCTCTCTAATTTAGTCGTTTTACAGCATATTTCTGTGGCTAGAAAACCAATCacttgtacattgatttattattaaactttttcttttattttgttacagtaatcgtttacattatcatcaattttatttgcaaatatcatttatatttatatatattaatcctACTTACTACAGCGAATTCactgtgtttacaaattaaaactgtttgctattgttctttcggtattattataaagagcagattgattttctattcttttcctgtaTTACGAACTTCTGTCAACCTCCGACCGCTCGCGATTTTCACTGGAACTATGTTAACAGTTCAGTTAACAgtgtagtattgtttatatattatagcaaAAAACAACAAtgattcagtttacaataattattattttatattcaaagtgtgATATAAATTCCAAATGTCGCATAGAATAGTAAGTTGATAgtgataaattttgttaattacaagcactgtcaaccccacatattgcgatattcactggaatatgttaacagtttacatttagtttgtagtcatagtgatttgcaacaaataaaaatcacttattcagttataaatatactttatacgtgtatagttcaataattttaaaggtcgtttagtaaatttgaaaaatagaagaatcaGCGAATATTCGGTGATTGTAacgaagtaaatatgtaaatttgctgttatccacgctaattaaatttaacgtaattagTTGTAAACGGATAAAAACGtggattaaatatcagtgataaacgcgcgccgcttgatctgggcttggagtttgcaagctcgagtaaattttttttctaaaagagcaagcagcgcgaagcgctgcgcagcgggcaagcatcgcgtgatctgacaaattctgaaaattttgttaaattcagaatagtaggctatactgttttaaacgtgtttcattactaatttgtgttttttttttttttcgtacggaaattaataaactcgtaaacttaatctaataaacgtaatctaacttatataaattaaaatagagaatgcgggaACATACTGGAAAATGcccattttaaacttaaagtacACTGACTTGGATCACATTACAGTGGTATGAATCAAGCAATCGCAATCAGGTTCGCTAGACCGAGCAGATTTACACTTGTTAACAGACAACTCTCTGGCGCTACAGCTACAGGACTCGGATCTGCAGTATATCCACTAACCTCACAtgtctgttttatatgtattttctacgttattcctttttattttcaaatttacaacctgTCCAGGTATCGACAATTGTAAGTAAACCGTCGTTGACAACTCTATTTCACCGTATTAACTAGAAACCGGGAGAATTATCAATGTTAACGGATACGtacactctgattggtcgaataGTGACCGACCAATCAAGTCaagccacctcctacctatataagcgtgtgttaacagttcaccgtatatattctatctccacgcacatgcgcaCTGTACACTAGATGACTTTATCACACGATTTCACCTGTTAAATACcgttttaaaacgttaaaactgtatttaacgtATATCTTGTTGTAATCTAAATCGACCTGTACTTACAACTAGTGGtatttcgataaaatataaattttcaagagTAACTTTCGGCTCTTATATTgaagtgtatataaaacattacgaatACTATGAATAACGAACGATCAGATCAATTGGGCGATTaccgtatttgtaaatttaatgtttaaagtttaaagattgtatttaaacataacttaaataggtaatttcaatataaaacaagtcgaGAGTTGCTTGTTTTAGCCAACATAATAACACAATTCCAATGTTTACACAACtaaaagcggtaaaataagcgaaaattacaagttatgtttaatcagagttcaacggttcttggttaatattagaagtcatgtgtataaaacatgacagaaactatggttttcgatcgaattgcaattgacgtattttttttttttttttttttttttttattgtaaactcaatgtttgttttaaaaaaataaataaataaacagaaaattatacaattttacagtgaaatcggactatgtttaaaaaaaaagaaaaaaggaattgtaaaattcctggaataaaatatttatgacaagcacaaagtcataaatttggtattttcgatagaaaatatagtcgagagcgacttgaaacaaccagttttacatcggttttacaactataagcggtaaaataagcgaaaacgaacgagttattggtggcctttagaaaggccgtttgtgCGGAGCGGGCTCGCTCGTTGCGGCTGGCGCTGCCGGCCGGCTTACTTGGAGCTGGTGTACTTGGTCACGGCCTTGGTACCCTCGCTCACGGCGTGCTTGGCCAACTCGCCGGGCAACAGGAGCCTGACGGCGGTCTGGATCTCCCGCGACGTGATGGTCGACCGCTTGTTGTAGTGGGCCAGGCGGGAAGCTTCGGCGGCTATGCGCTCGAATATGTCGTTCACGAAGCTGTTCATGATGGACATGGCCTTGCTGGAGACGCCGGTGTCGGGGTGGACCTGTTTCAGCACCTTGTAGATGTAGATGGCATAACTCTCCTTCCTCCTGCGCTTCTTCTTCTTGTCGCCCTTGGTGATGTTCTTCTGGGCCTTGCCGGCCTTCTTGACGGCTTTTCCGCTCGCTTTCGGTGGCATCCTGAGTCGCTGGTTTGTACCGGGAGTATAggccaaaattctaaaaaaggctCTAAGCTGGATATCTGGCGTCGCGCGAGCGCGACCAATAGGGTGGCAGCTCGAACGCGATTGGCCGCGCTCGCGCGACGCCCAAATTCGAGGTAACCCCGAATTTCAGGCCACGGCTTCTATCTGTATCCCCGCAACCGAGTACAGCGCAACATGTCAGGACGAGGCAAAGGCGGTAAAGTGAAGGGAAAGGCAAAGTCCCGCTCGTCCAGGGCCGGTCTACAGTTCCCGGTCGGCAGGATCCACCGTCTGCTCCGCAAGGGCAACTACGCCGAGCGAGTGGGTGCCGGAGCTCCGGTCTACCTGGCCGCCGTCATGGAGTATCTCGCCGCCGAGGTTCTCGAGTTGGCCGGTAACGCGGCCCGTGACAACAAGAAGACCAGGATCATTCCCCGTCACCTTCAGCTGGCCATCAGGAATGACGAGGAGCTGAACAAGCTCCTGTCCGGTGTCACCATCGCCCAGGGAGGTGTACTGCCAAACATCCAGGCCGTGCTCCTGCCCAAGAAGACCGAGAAGAAGGCCTAAGTCGCCCGCCAGCGCGCGACACAAAGCCGCCCGCCCGGCTCCCACAaacggcctttttaaaggccaccacAATATCACTCGTTTTCACGTTTTACGACTTTAATAATCCTATTTCTCACTCTTGTCGTATATTTCCGACATGTATCTAGTAATTACTAtgctaattaatagtaaaactgtcattattaccatcacaaattacataaaaatttaataatgtacacgaatatataacactttttgccAATTGATGTTAtcgaataataacagtttattcaaatactaaacagtgtgcgtaaattttatatctatttataactaattactggtcttcaaaatatatatatatatatatatatttatttatattaataattaacacatttaactgtacactttaaatagttgttttcactctaattaactgtataaaataaaaaatatcacttctctttattgtctattatacaatcttaacttaaattcaccgtctttgtcattttataattagttttaaacacgaAATCTAAACCTTTTCTCTCTAATTTAGTCGTTTTACAGCATATTTCTGTGGCTAGAAAACCAATCacttgtacattgatttattattaaactttttcttttattttgttacagtaatcgtttacattatcatcaattttatttgcaaatatcatttatatttatatatattaatcctACTTACTACAGCGAATTCactgtgtttacaaattaaaactgtttgctattgttctttcggtattattataaagagcagattgattttctattcttttcctgtaTTACGAACTTCTGTCAACCTCCGACCGCTCGCGATTTTCACTGGAACTATGTTAACAGTTCAGTTAACAgtgtagtattgtttatatattatagcaaAAAACAACAAtgattcagtttacaataattattattttatattcaaagtgtgATATAAATTCCAAATGTCGCATAGAATAGTAAGTTGATAgtgataaattttgttaattacaagcactgtcaaccccacatattgcgatattcactggtatatgttaacagtttacatttagtttgtagtcatagtgatttgcaacaaataaaaatcacttattcagttataaatatactttatacgtggcatagttcaataattttaaaggtcgtttagtaaatttgaaaaatagaagaatcaGCGAATATTCGGTGATTGTAacgaagtaaatatgtaaatttgctgttatccacgctaattaaatttaacgtaattagTTGTAAACGGATAAAAACGtggattaaatatcagtgataaacgcgcgccgcttgatctgagcttggagtttgcaagctcgagtaaattttttttctaaaagagcaagcagcgcgaagcgctgcgcagcgggcaagcatcgcgtgatctgacaaattctgaaaattttgttaaattcagaatagtaggctatactgttttaaacgtgtttcattactaatttgtgtttttttttttttttcgtacggaaattaataaactcgtaaacttaatctaataaacgtaatctaacttatataaattaaaatagagaatgcgggaACATACTGGAAAATGcccattttaaacttaaagtacACTGACTTGGATCACATTACAGTGGTATGAATCAAGCAATCGCAATCAGGTTCGCTAGACCGAGCAGATTTACACTTGTTAACAGACAACTCTCTGGCGCTACAGCTACAGGACTCGGATCTGCAGTATATCCACTCACCtgtctgttttatatgtattttctacgttattcctttttattttcaaatttacaacctgTCCAGGTATCGACAATTGTAAGTAAACCGTCGTTGACAACTCTATTTCACCGTATTAACTAGAAACCGGGAGAATTATCAATGTTAACGGATACGtacactctgattggtcgaataGTGACCGACCAATCAAGTCaagccacctcctacctatataagcgtgtgttaacagttcaccgtatatattctatctccacgcacatgcgcaCTGTACACTAGATGACTTTATCACACGATTTCACCTGTTAAATACcgttttaaaacgttaaaactgtatttaacgtATATCTTGTTGTAATCTAAATCGACCTGTACTTACAACTAGTGGtatttcgataaaatataaattttcaagagTAACTTTCGGCTCTTATATTgaagtgtatataaaacattacgaatACTATGAATAACGAACGATCAGATCAATTGGGCGATTaccgtatttgtaaatttaatgtttaaagtttaaagattgtatttaaacataacttaaacaggtaatttcaatataaaacaagtcgaGAGTTGCTTGTTTTAGCCAACATAATAACACAATTCCAATGTTTACACAACtaaaagcggtaaaataagcgaaaattacaagttatgtttaatcagagttcaacggttcttggttaatattagaagtcatgtgtataaaacatgacagaaactatggttttcgatcgaattgcaattgacgtattttttttttttttttttttttttttttttttattgtaaactcaatgtttgtttgaaaaaaaaaaaataaataaacagaaaattatacaattttacagtgaaatcggactatgtttaaaaagaaaaaaaaaaaaaaggaattgtaaaattcctggaataaaatatttatgacaagcacaaagtcataaatttggtattttcgatagaaaatatagtcgagagcgacttgaaacaaccagttttacatcggttttacaactataagcggtaaaataagcgaaaacgaacgagttattggtggcctttagaaaggccgtttgtgCGGAGCGGGCTCGCTCGTTGCGGCGCTGGCCGGCTTACTTGGAGCTGGTGTACTTGGTCACGGCCTTGGTACCCTCGCTCACGGCGTGCTTGGCCAACTCGCCGGGCAACAGGAGCCTGACGGCGGTCTGGATCTCCCGCGACGTGATGGTCGACCGCTTGTTGTAGTGGGCCAGGCGGGAAGCTTCGGCGGCTATGCGCTCGAATATGTCGTTCACGAAGCTGTTCATGATGGACATGGCCTTGCTGGAGACGCCGGTGTCGGGGTGGACCTGTTTCAGTACCTTGTAGATGTAGATGGCATAACTCTCCTTCCTCCTGCGCTTCTTCTTCTTATCGCCCTTGGTGATGTTCTTCTGGGCCTTGCCGGCCTTCTTGACGGCTTTTCCGCTCGCTTTCGGTGGCATCCTGAGTCGCTGGTTTGTACCGGGAGTATAggccaaaattctaaaaaaggctCTAAGCTGGATATCTGGCGTCGCGCGAGCGCGACCAATAGGGTGGCAGCTCGAACGCGATTGGCCGCGCTCGCGCGACGCCCAAATTCGAGGTAACCCCGAATTTCAGGCCACGGCTTCTATCTGTATCCCCGCAACCGAGTACAGCGCAACATGTCAGGACGAGGCAAAGGCGGTAAAGTGAAGGGAAAGGCAAAGTCCCGCTCGTCCAGGGCCGGTCTACAGTTCCCGGTCGGCAGGATCCACCGTCTGCTCCGCAAGGGCAACTACGCCGAGCGAGTGGGTGCCGGAGCTCCGGTCTACCTGGCCGCCGTCATGGAGTATCTCGCCGCCGAGGTTCTCGAGTTGGCCGGTAACGCGGCCCGTGACAACAAGAAGACCAGGATCATTCCCCGTCACCTTCAGCTGGCCATCAGGAATGACGAGGAGCTGAACAAGCTCCTGTCCGGTGTCACCATCGCCCAGGGAGGTGTACTGCCAAACATCCAGGCCGTGCTCCTGCCCAAGAAGACCGAGAAGAAGGCCTAAGTCGCCCGCCAGCGCGCGACACAAAGCCGCCCGCCCGGCTCCCACAaacggcctttttaaaggccaccacAATATCACTCGTTTTCACGTTTTACGACTTTAATAATCCTATTTCTCACTCTTGTCGTATATTTCCGACATGTATCTAGTAATTACTAtgctaattaatagtaaaactgtcattattaccatcacaaattacataaaaatttaataatgtacacgaatatataacactttttgccAATTGATGTTAtcgaataataacagtttattcaaatactaaacagtgtgcgtaaattttatatctatttataactaattactggtcttcaaaatatatatatatatatatatatatatatatatatttatttatattaataattaacacatttaactgtacactttaaatagttgttttcactctaattaactgtataaaataaaaaatatcacttctctttattgtctattatacaatcttaacttaaattcaccgtctttgtcattttataattagttttaaacacgaAATCTAAACCTTTTCTCTCTAATTTAGTCGTTTTACAGCATATTTCTGTGGCTAGAAAACCAATCacttgtacattgatttattattaaactttttcttttattttgttacagtaatcgtttacattatcatcaattttatttgcaaatatcatttatatttatatatattaatcctACTTACTACAGCGAATTCactgtgtttacaaattaaaactgtttgctattgttctttcggtattattataaagagcagattgattttctattcttttcctgtaTTACGAACTTCTGTCAACCTCCGACCGCTCGCGATTTTCACTGGAACTATGTTAACAGTTCAGTTAACAgtgtagtattgtttatatattatagcaaAAAACAACAAtgattcagtttacaataattattattttatattcaaagtgtgATATAAATTCCAAATGTCGCATAGAATAGTAAGTTGATAgtgataaattttgttaattacaagcactgtcaaccccacatattgcgatattcactggtatatgttaacagtttacatttagtttgtagtcatagtgatttgcaacaaataaaaatcacttattcagttataaatatactttatacgtggcatagttcaataattttaaaggtcgtttagtaaatttgaaaaatagaagaatcaGCGAATATTCGGTGATTGTAacgaagtaaatatgtaaatttgctgttatccacgctaattaaatttaacgtaattagTTGTAAACGGATAAAAACGtggattaaatatcagtgataaacgcgcgccgcttgatctgagcttggagtttgcaagctcgagtaaattttttttctaaaagagcaagcagcgcgaagcgctgcgcagcgggcaagcatcgcgtgatctgacaaattctgaaaattttgttaaattcagaatagtaggctatactgttttaaacgtgtttcattactaatttgtgtttttttttttttttcaaacggaaattaataaactcgtaaacttaatctaataaacgtaatctaacttatataaattaaaatagagaatgcgggaACATACTGGAAAATGcccattttaaacttaaagtacACTGACTTGGATCACATTACAGTGGTATGAATCAAGCAATCGCAATCAGGTTCGCTAGACCGAGCAGATTTACACTTGTTAACAGACAACTCTCTGGCGCTACAGCTACAGCAGTATATCCACTCACCtgtctgttttatatgtattttctacgttattcctttttattttcaaatttacaacctgTCCAGGTATCGACAATTGTAAGTAAACCGTCGTTGACAACTCTATTTCACCGTATTAACTAGAAACCGGGAGAATTATCAATGTTAACGGATACGtacactctgattggtcgaataGTGACCGACCAATCAAGTCaagccacctcctacctatataagcgtgtgttaacagttcaccgtatatattctatctccacgcacatgcgcaCTGTACACTAGATGACTTTATCACACGATTTCACCTGTTAAATACcgttttaaaacgttaaaactgtatttaacgtATATCTTGTTGTAATCTAAATCGACCTGTACTTACAACTAGTGGtatttcgataaaatataaattttcaagagTAACTTTCGGCTCTTATATTgaagtgtatataaaacattacgaatACTATGAATAACGAACGATCAGATCAATTGGGCGATTaccgtatttgtaaatttaatgtttaaagtttaaagattgtatttaaacataacttaaataggtaatttcaatataaaacaagtcgaGAGTTGCTTGTTTTAGCCAACATAATAACACAATTCCAATGTTTACACAACtaaaagcggtaaaataagcgaaaattacaagttatgtttaatcagagttcaacggttcttggttaatattagaagtcatgtgtataaaacatgacagaaactatggttttcgatcgaattgcaattgacgtatttttttttttttttttttttttttattgtaaactcaagtgtttgtttgaaaaataaataaataaataaacagaaaattatacaattttacagtgaaatcggactatgtttaaaaagaaaaaaaggaattgtaaaattcctggaataaaatatttatgacaagcacaaagtcataaatttggtattttcgatagaaaatatagtcgagagcgacttgaaacaaccagttttacatcggttttacaactataagcggtaaaataagcgaaaacgaacgagttattggtggcctttagaaaggccgtttgtgCGGAGCGGGCTCGCTCGTTGCGGCGCTGGCCGGCTTACTTGGAGCTGGTGTACTTGGT is a window of Homalodisca vitripennis isolate AUS2020 unplaced genomic scaffold, UT_GWSS_2.1 ScUCBcl_5812;HRSCAF=12722, whole genome shotgun sequence DNA encoding:
- the LOC124373678 gene encoding histone H2B; the encoded protein is MPPKASGKAVKKAGKAQKNITKGDKKKKRRRKESYAIYIYKVLKQVHPDTGVSSKAMSIMNSFVNDIFERIAAEASRLAHYNKRSTITSREIQTAVRLLLPGELAKHAVSEGTKAVTKYTSSK
- the LOC124373686 gene encoding histone H2B encodes the protein MPPKASGKAVKKAGKAQKNITKGDKKKKRRRKESYAIYIYKVLKQVHPDTGVSSKAMSIMNSFVNDIFERIAAEASRLAHYNKRSTITSREIQTAVRLLLPGELAKHAVSEGTKAVTKYTSSK
- the LOC124373684 gene encoding histone H2A: MSGRGKGGKVKGKAKSRSSRAGLQFPVGRIHRLLRKGNYAERVGAGAPVYLAAVMEYLAAEVLELAGNAARDNKKTRIIPRHLQLAIRNDEELNKLLSGVTIAQGGVLPNIQAVLLPKKTEKKA